Within the Opitutaceae bacterium genome, the region GCGAACGGGAAGCAGTTGCCGGAATTGCGCAAGCGCAGCGCGCAGCAATGCGAGCGCAAAAACGAAAAACAAGCCCAAAATTCAGGACTTTCGTTTCCCGATGTAGACTTAGGCACCCCGCCCGGGGGAGCTTGATTTTTGTGCAAGGCACCGCAGCTTGAGCGGGATGGATTTCCTGTACGAGAAAACGGTGCGCAAGCTGTTCTTTGCCTTGGACAGCGAACGGGCGCATGAACTCGGAGTTTCCGCGATGGCGGCGCTTGCCCATCTTGCGCCGCTGCGAAAGCTTCTTGAGATTCGTAATCAGGTCTCCGAAAGGGCGAAGCCGGTGGAGGTGTTTGGGCTGAAATTCCCCAACCGGGTCGGCCTCGCCGCAGGTTTTGACAAAAATGCCAGAGGTTGGCCAGCCGCTGCCGCCATGGGCTTCGGTCATGTTGAAATCGGGACCATCACGGCATTGCAGCAACCGGGCAATCCCCGTCCGAGGGTCTTTCGTTATCCCGCGGAGGAGGCGGTGATCAACCGTATGGGGTTCAATAACGACGGGGCGGTCAAGGTGGCTGAACGCCTGTCGAAGCTGCCGCTTCCCGGCGCCCGGAAAATTCCAGTCGGAGTTAATTTGGGCAAATCCAAGGCCACTCCTCTCGACAAAGCCACCGAGGATTATCTGCAGAGTTTTTCACTTCTGGCCCCCTACGCGGATTACCTCGTGCTCAATGTGAGCAGTCCCAATACGCCGGACCTGCGCAAGCTGCAGGACGAGGATCGGCTTCGTGAATTGCTTGGCGCCATGGCCCGTGCGAATACCGACCGAGCCGCAAAGCAGGGTACGAAACGGATTCCCAT harbors:
- a CDS encoding quinone-dependent dihydroorotate dehydrogenase — protein: MDFLYEKTVRKLFFALDSERAHELGVSAMAALAHLAPLRKLLEIRNQVSERAKPVEVFGLKFPNRVGLAAGFDKNARGWPAAAAMGFGHVEIGTITALQQPGNPRPRVFRYPAEEAVINRMGFNNDGAVKVAERLSKLPLPGARKIPVGVNLGKSKATPLDKATEDYLQSFSLLAPYADYLVLNVSSPNTPDLRKLQDEDRLRELLGAMARANTDRAAKQGTKRIPMLLKIAPDLSWGQIDTVLAALAEFGFDGIIATNTTLARPGYFETVNEMGGLSGRPLTRRSTEIIRYISRATSGRLPIIGVGGIVDHVSAAEKLDEGASLIQLYTGMIYRGPFFAAELAKAIAQRDLW